From a region of the Impatiens glandulifera chromosome 4, dImpGla2.1, whole genome shotgun sequence genome:
- the LOC124936764 gene encoding uncharacterized protein LOC124936764, which translates to MAPPLGPYSGTSTLALVARASAFSFGLVYGSIKLKYLKAKVKSHKKAEAKVHH; encoded by the exons ATGGCGCCTCCTCTCGGTCCTTATTCAGGAACAAGCACCCTTGCTTTg GTTGCTCGCGCTTCCGCCTTCTCTTTCGGACTCGTTTATGGAAGCATCAAGCTCAAATACTTGAAG GCTAAGGTGAAGTCGCATAAGAAAGCCGAGGCCAAGGTGCACCACTGA